Genomic window (Spirosoma sp. KCTC 42546):
ACCTAATGCTCGACCGGGTACAGGAGGCCTTCGAAGTGCAGCGAAACTTTGTCGCGAATGCGTCGCACGAACTGCGCACACCACTCACCATTATTACGGGGCAAATTGAAGTGACGTTGCTGAAACGACGAACGGTTGAAGAACACGAAGCCAAGTGGGCCGCAGCCCTGGAGGTCATCCAGCGGATGAATAAACTGACCAACAATCTGCTCGACTTGACGCTGGTGAGTTTTGGGGCTACTCCGTTGAAATTCAGTGAAGTATCTATCGACGAAATTATTTATCAGGCCGCTCAGATGCTCATGAACCGGCAGCCTGATTACTCAGTCGTTTTCTCGTTTGATGGCGATATGGATAATGTTCAACCCTCGTTAACACTGGAGGGAAACAAGTCGCTGTTGTACTCGGCTTTTTTTAACCTGATGGAAAATGGCTGTAAGTTTTCGGAGAAAAAACGGGTAGACGTTATTCTCGGTGCCAATGAACGCTGGGTAACAGTGGCGTTTAAAGATGAGGGGGTTGGTATTTTAGAGTCGGACATAAAAAGTATTTACGAACCGTTCTTTCGGGCCGAAAACGTCAAACGGGTGCACGGGCATGGCGTTGGCTTGCCGTTAACCTATCGAATTATTCAATTGCACCGGGGCCAAATTCATGTAGAGTCATCCGTTGGCAAGGGCACTACGTTCCTTGTTCGTCTGCCCAAGACGTTCTAATCGGTTTCTAATCAACTTCTAATGGGTCTCTCATTATCTTCTAACAGACCCTTAATTAAGCCTGTATAAATAGATACGAACTTTGTTGCGTGGAATTTCGAGTGGTGATCTAATCCGTTTCGAGTCATGAACAACAACGTCAACGTTACTACTAAATCCAGCAAGCTTATTAACTGGCTAACCGTCTGGGGCTTTATTTTTTCCGTTATCGCCTATAACCTCTACGTGGATAATCGCCTGAACCGAGACTGGTATCGTACTCAGTATAAGGCCGAAAGCCAGCGGGCCGACTCGTTATATACCGAGAAAGTTCGGTTAGAGAAACGGTTACGTCAAATTGAGGAAGCCAGAGAGGAAGGCATATCGGCACGGTAGAGCCCAATAGACTTCATCTATAGATGGAATCTTGGGTGTTAATTGATATACAACCAGAAATTGATAATGAGTAACAGACAATCTA
Coding sequences:
- a CDS encoding ATP-binding protein, whose amino-acid sequence is MKIRARLSLTFVGVVAAILVLFSFVVYATSEYFRQQDFYLQLSDKAKNVARLLLDEDEINTRLLRIIERNNITALPEEQINVYDQNNQILYSTRDSSIVKPEVLTLIREKKEVFFRKPQAEIVGFTHQHQNQEYVLVASAYDQYGIEKIGHLRTIMIVGLVCSLALVGAVGWAYAGRSLRPISDVVRQVDQITASNLNQRVTAGNDHDELAQLAHTFNLMLDRVQEAFEVQRNFVANASHELRTPLTIITGQIEVTLLKRRTVEEHEAKWAAALEVIQRMNKLTNNLLDLTLVSFGATPLKFSEVSIDEIIYQAAQMLMNRQPDYSVVFSFDGDMDNVQPSLTLEGNKSLLYSAFFNLMENGCKFSEKKRVDVILGANERWVTVAFKDEGVGILESDIKSIYEPFFRAENVKRVHGHGVGLPLTYRIIQLHRGQIHVESSVGKGTTFLVRLPKTF